The following proteins are encoded in a genomic region of Nitrospirota bacterium:
- a CDS encoding HD domain-containing protein — MPAHRRASSLEKFEQSLTDLFHRARQKEPAVLPDDFWLDVHELVEMVPEDPDGFLAHVFEMGPDDPEWPLEHHAINVGILCILVGRHLRLDEHDLRDLAGGALVHDLGLAPLKRLTEQNRRLTDRERRLISLHAYEGERLFADANKGFDTVQLIVRQSQERENGTGSPEKISTDAIHPLSKIVGACDALESLTHRRPYRPISTPRAAIQKLLDEKEKYASPVLKAMLTCITPYPPGSVVHLSTGVRARVKRVNAGSCLRPVVTPFGPGKHEGIDLDLMHLPHVWIQELKG; from the coding sequence GTGCCCGCGCATCGGCGGGCCAGTTCGCTGGAGAAGTTCGAGCAGAGCCTGACCGACCTGTTCCACAGGGCGCGGCAGAAAGAACCGGCGGTCCTCCCGGACGATTTTTGGCTCGATGTTCACGAATTGGTGGAGATGGTGCCTGAAGACCCCGATGGATTTCTGGCTCACGTGTTTGAAATGGGTCCTGATGATCCCGAGTGGCCGCTCGAACACCACGCGATCAATGTGGGTATCCTCTGCATCCTGGTCGGCCGGCATCTGAGACTGGATGAGCACGACTTGAGAGATTTGGCCGGTGGGGCGCTGGTGCACGACCTCGGACTCGCCCCGTTGAAGCGACTGACGGAGCAGAACCGCCGGCTCACGGATCGGGAACGCCGTCTCATCAGCCTGCACGCCTACGAAGGTGAAAGACTGTTTGCCGATGCCAACAAGGGGTTCGATACCGTCCAACTGATCGTGCGACAAAGCCAGGAGCGTGAGAACGGGACAGGCTCGCCGGAAAAAATCTCCACCGATGCCATCCATCCTCTCTCAAAGATTGTCGGAGCTTGCGACGCCCTGGAGAGCCTGACCCATCGACGGCCTTACCGGCCGATCTCCACTCCCCGCGCGGCCATTCAGAAACTCCTCGATGAAAAAGAGAAATACGCTTCTCCCGTGCTGAAGGCCATGTTGACCTGCATCACCCCCTATCCTCCGGGCAGCGTGGTCCACCTCAGCACCGGTGTGCGGGCGCGCGTCAAGCGCGTCAATGCCGGGAGCTGTCTGCGTCCGGTAGTCACGCCTTTCGGGCCCGGCAAGCACGAGGGAATCGATCTGGACTTGATGCATCTGCCTCACGTCTGGATCCAAGAACTGAAAGGATAG
- a CDS encoding NAD-dependent deacylase, with product MLVFTGAGISAESGIPTFRGQGGIWEKYEPESFGTLPGLGMVWLTQPQRLLEFIVEAMQTFLRAAPNPAHLAIGEAERKGSVRAIVTQNIDDLHERGGSRTLYKLHGDLYTLRCLRCDGRAKFDRSSVQAILNQLDQMRVGRLALLRKLWEILPRCPSCEGHTRPDVVFFGESLPETVLAAAQEEAAKCDALLIVGTSGVVYPAALIPQMAARSGALIVEVNNEETPYTQISNYSFLRKAGEIVPKLLGM from the coding sequence ATGCTCGTTTTCACGGGCGCCGGCATTTCCGCGGAGAGCGGCATCCCCACGTTTCGCGGTCAGGGCGGGATCTGGGAAAAATACGAACCTGAATCCTTCGGAACCCTGCCGGGACTCGGCATGGTCTGGCTCACCCAACCCCAGCGGTTGTTGGAATTCATCGTCGAAGCGATGCAAACCTTCCTGCGAGCCGCCCCCAATCCCGCCCATCTCGCCATCGGGGAGGCCGAAAGGAAAGGGAGCGTCCGGGCGATTGTGACGCAGAACATCGACGATCTCCACGAAAGGGGCGGCTCGCGAACTCTGTACAAACTTCATGGCGACCTCTACACCCTCCGTTGCCTTCGATGCGACGGGCGGGCGAAGTTTGATCGCTCATCCGTCCAGGCCATCCTCAACCAACTGGATCAGATGCGCGTCGGGCGGCTCGCCCTGCTCAGGAAACTGTGGGAGATCCTGCCCCGATGTCCATCGTGCGAGGGACATACCCGGCCGGACGTCGTCTTCTTCGGCGAATCGCTTCCCGAAACAGTGCTGGCCGCCGCTCAGGAGGAGGCCGCGAAGTGCGATGCGCTCCTCATCGTCGGAACCTCAGGGGTGGTCTATCCTGCGGCCTTGATCCCGCAAATGGCCGCGCGAAGCGGAGCCTTGATCGTCGAAGTGAACAACGAGGAAACTCCCTACACCCAGATTTCAAATTATTCGTTCCTCCGCAAAGCCGGAGAGATCGTTCCGAAACTCCTCGGAATGTGA
- the purH gene encoding bifunctional phosphoribosylaminoimidazolecarboxamide formyltransferase/IMP cyclohydrolase — protein MRKALLSVSDKTGLVEFARGLTSLGFHLLSTGGTARVLKETGIEVTDVGTYTGFPEMLDGRVKTLHPRIHAGILARRNHPDDLAALKRNDIPTIDLVAVNLYPFEEKVHGGHTPLDEAIEEIDIGGPTLVRAAAKNFEHVCVVIDPADYPAVLDRLKKNTLDREFRLALAGRVFSRTAAYDAAISNYFAERRAGTDLPETLTVQLKKIQHLRYGENPHQRGGSYRLLGHTSLGILDSRQLQGKELSYNNLVDAEVAALIVRQFPGCAAVVIKHNNPSGVGTHPASLKEAYVKARDTDPVSAFGGVAAFNTDLDPATAQEMTKTFTEVVVAPGYAPAALEALKTKKDLRILEWRSEHALSHVPLDVRTIGGGALVQDLDVEPDDPSHWKTVTKRPPSDKEVQALVFGWRVCRFVKSNAIVFTTTDRTLGVGAGQMSRVDSVKIAGTKMREFKLEGRPLAMGSDAFFPFRDGIDEAAKMGVTAIVQPGGSIRDSEVIAAADEHGMAMMFTGRRHFRH, from the coding sequence ATGCGGAAGGCACTCCTCAGCGTCTCGGACAAGACGGGGCTGGTCGAATTCGCCCGGGGCCTGACGTCGCTCGGATTCCATCTGCTCTCCACCGGCGGCACGGCACGCGTACTCAAGGAAACCGGCATCGAAGTGACGGACGTCGGCACCTACACCGGTTTTCCAGAAATGCTCGACGGCCGTGTAAAAACACTGCATCCCCGGATACACGCAGGAATTCTGGCCCGCCGCAATCATCCTGACGATCTGGCCGCTCTGAAGCGGAACGATATTCCCACCATCGATCTCGTGGCCGTCAACCTCTATCCCTTTGAGGAGAAAGTGCATGGAGGCCACACACCGCTGGACGAGGCGATTGAAGAAATCGACATCGGGGGGCCCACCCTGGTCCGGGCCGCCGCGAAGAACTTCGAACACGTCTGCGTGGTGATCGATCCCGCGGATTACCCCGCCGTGCTGGACCGGCTCAAGAAGAATACTCTGGACCGCGAATTCCGCCTGGCCCTGGCCGGCAGGGTGTTTTCGAGGACCGCCGCCTACGACGCGGCCATTTCCAATTACTTTGCCGAGCGACGCGCGGGAACCGATCTGCCGGAGACTCTGACGGTTCAACTGAAGAAAATCCAACATTTGCGGTACGGCGAGAACCCGCATCAACGCGGCGGTTCCTATCGATTGCTGGGCCATACATCCCTCGGCATCCTGGACAGCCGCCAACTCCAGGGCAAGGAACTTTCGTACAACAATCTCGTGGATGCGGAAGTGGCCGCACTTATCGTCAGGCAGTTTCCCGGCTGCGCCGCCGTCGTGATCAAGCACAACAATCCCTCCGGTGTGGGAACGCATCCCGCCTCCCTCAAGGAAGCCTATGTGAAAGCGCGCGACACCGATCCGGTGTCCGCCTTCGGAGGCGTCGCCGCCTTCAACACGGATCTCGACCCCGCTACAGCCCAGGAAATGACCAAGACCTTCACGGAGGTGGTCGTCGCGCCCGGATACGCTCCGGCCGCGTTGGAGGCCCTAAAAACAAAAAAGGATCTCAGAATTCTCGAGTGGAGATCTGAACACGCCCTCTCGCATGTCCCGCTTGACGTGCGGACGATCGGTGGTGGCGCGCTGGTTCAGGACCTGGACGTGGAGCCGGACGACCCCTCCCACTGGAAAACCGTCACGAAGAGGCCTCCCTCCGACAAAGAAGTTCAGGCCCTCGTTTTCGGCTGGCGTGTCTGCCGTTTTGTGAAATCCAACGCCATCGTCTTCACGACCACGGATCGCACGCTCGGCGTGGGCGCGGGGCAGATGTCGCGGGTGGACTCCGTCAAGATCGCAGGCACGAAGATGCGGGAATTCAAGCTGGAAGGCCGGCCTCTGGCCATGGGGTCGGATGCTTTCTTCCCCTTCAGGGACGGCATCGACGAGGCGGCCAAGATGGGCGTGACGGCCATTGTCCAACCTGGAGGGTCGATTCGCGACTCCGAAGTCATCGCCGCCGCCGACGAGCACGGCATGGCCATGATGTTCACCGGTCGCCGCCACTTCCGCCACTAG
- a CDS encoding polysaccharide biosynthesis tyrosine autokinase, whose amino-acid sequence MERPATVSFPQVVKIIARRKAIVVLSCVIGVAMGMFQVRSKAPTYEATVVIQVKSPPPSGQGGYFETVQHSVVQAYTASLVITSTPFLLRVAKELGKIPREMSWDDVNKSDIHLGVIKALRSKITANQRRGEGPTPFVEITAHSGEPEEARDVANTAGRVFISYHRDNVVKVESEAREYLDQQKTLLSGQLAEAQEDLLRFKTQRGIVDIAPERQRAIQERVDLTSTLESLQGKEEKLDEMAVRFSDDRNTHRDDILSLGLKTAGVDVGALFESLLQDVTARDVLIQDLTPEHPEIIQIDRRVFNGFKRLKDKIHEDLDQVHIQLRGWETRHAALLKEETELLQLEAHVDMVRKSLEGLDQELQEVGLKTIYSGERAQIIQPAVTPERGFRKQWPTFVTAGLLLGFVMGLFLAFVREAFDFSLRQIEEIEELLKLSVLGLIPRHTPGRGTLAETSPKPYAPSIVERVPLLSFPRSPVSESFRTLRTTVRRIEPGHEVYLVTSASPQEGKSLLSLNLSLAMAQIGLKTLLVEANMRRPTLDKVIGFKSSPGLIQVLQGAIDWHEAVRTLPDLLLSSWTLDLAEGSGLDRLDFIPSGGSIHHPSELIEDGFDNFKLADEWRKAYDAVIFDAPPVVPVTDSATLARFADRILLVYRMGRTPRDLVQRAKKNLEAAGGKILGVIVNDVEFREISVGVGYRYGRYYHAAETTPTRSSRRQKKAA is encoded by the coding sequence GTGGAACGTCCGGCCACCGTTTCCTTCCCGCAGGTTGTCAAGATCATCGCCAGGCGGAAGGCCATCGTGGTCCTGTCCTGCGTCATCGGCGTGGCCATGGGAATGTTCCAAGTCCGTTCCAAAGCCCCGACCTATGAGGCCACCGTCGTCATCCAAGTCAAGTCTCCGCCGCCCAGCGGTCAGGGCGGGTACTTCGAGACCGTCCAGCATTCCGTCGTCCAGGCCTACACGGCTTCGCTCGTGATCACCTCCACTCCCTTTCTGCTGCGGGTCGCCAAGGAACTTGGGAAGATTCCCCGTGAGATGTCCTGGGACGATGTGAACAAGTCCGACATTCACCTCGGAGTCATCAAGGCGCTCAGGTCCAAGATTACGGCCAACCAGCGGCGGGGTGAAGGGCCGACGCCGTTCGTCGAGATCACCGCCCATTCCGGAGAACCCGAAGAAGCACGGGATGTCGCGAATACCGCAGGGCGGGTGTTCATCTCCTATCACCGCGACAACGTGGTCAAGGTGGAGTCCGAAGCTCGCGAGTACCTCGACCAGCAGAAGACGCTCCTCTCCGGCCAGCTCGCAGAAGCACAGGAAGACCTGCTCCGATTCAAGACCCAGCGGGGCATCGTGGACATCGCTCCCGAACGCCAGCGAGCCATCCAGGAGAGGGTGGACCTGACGTCCACTCTCGAATCGCTGCAAGGCAAAGAGGAAAAGCTGGATGAAATGGCCGTCCGCTTCTCGGACGACCGCAATACCCACCGAGATGACATCCTGTCCTTGGGACTGAAAACGGCCGGGGTGGACGTCGGCGCACTCTTCGAATCGCTCCTCCAAGATGTCACCGCGCGGGATGTCCTGATCCAGGATCTGACCCCCGAGCACCCGGAGATCATCCAAATCGACCGCCGCGTCTTCAACGGTTTCAAGCGGCTGAAGGACAAGATCCACGAGGATCTGGATCAGGTGCACATTCAGCTGCGCGGGTGGGAAACTCGGCACGCCGCGCTCCTGAAGGAGGAAACGGAGCTCCTCCAGCTGGAGGCGCACGTGGACATGGTGCGGAAAAGCCTCGAAGGGCTCGACCAGGAACTCCAGGAGGTGGGCCTCAAGACCATCTACAGCGGCGAGCGCGCCCAGATCATTCAGCCTGCCGTCACGCCCGAGCGTGGATTCCGAAAGCAGTGGCCGACGTTTGTCACGGCGGGACTGCTCCTGGGATTCGTGATGGGGCTCTTCCTCGCCTTCGTTCGCGAGGCCTTCGACTTCTCCCTTCGGCAGATCGAAGAGATCGAGGAACTGCTCAAACTGAGCGTCCTCGGTCTGATCCCCCGCCACACGCCGGGCCGAGGAACTCTCGCGGAAACCTCGCCGAAACCCTACGCCCCCTCGATCGTCGAACGGGTCCCCCTGTTGAGCTTCCCCCGATCGCCGGTCTCGGAAAGTTTCCGAACGCTTCGCACCACCGTCCGCCGGATCGAGCCCGGCCATGAAGTGTACCTCGTGACCAGCGCCAGCCCCCAGGAGGGAAAATCTCTCCTCTCCCTCAACCTTTCCCTGGCCATGGCCCAGATCGGACTGAAAACGCTCCTCGTTGAGGCCAACATGCGCCGTCCCACCTTGGACAAAGTCATCGGTTTCAAGTCCTCCCCCGGCCTCATTCAAGTCCTCCAGGGAGCGATCGACTGGCACGAGGCGGTTCGCACACTCCCGGACCTCCTGCTCTCATCATGGACGCTTGATCTGGCGGAGGGGTCGGGGTTGGACCGGTTGGATTTCATTCCATCCGGAGGAAGCATCCATCATCCGTCCGAACTGATCGAAGACGGGTTCGACAATTTCAAACTGGCCGACGAGTGGCGCAAGGCCTACGACGCGGTCATTTTCGACGCGCCTCCCGTGGTGCCGGTCACGGACTCCGCCACGCTGGCCCGCTTCGCCGATCGGATTCTACTCGTCTATCGCATGGGGCGCACGCCTAGAGACCTCGTCCAACGCGCCAAGAAGAATCTGGAAGCCGCCGGCGGGAAGATACTGGGCGTCATCGTCAATGACGTCGAGTTCCGGGAAATCTCCGTTGGCGTCGGGTATCGCTACGGCCGGTACTATCATGCCGCGGAGACCACCCCCACGCGATCTTCCCGCCGGCAGAAGAAAGCCGCCTGA
- a CDS encoding AAA family ATPase: protein MAAPFPMAPDPRFFFLGSSHQSALSKLYYGMQTCSPGILVTGPHGAGKTFMLRLLIHTLPPEKYNVGLLFNPPLGTDQLLPELMYQLDVPISNGGPQEQLRELSDRIISDHLRGIHTLLLIDEAQLLPPESLEQLRVLANYQLDAQSPVTLILSGLPSLRPTLAPNVALLQRFAISVSITPLTPRETVRYVLHRLRCAGAVRAIFTDEALQSVQRHSGGVPRLINALCDASLLEGWTERRTYVEGYLVEKVARASAFRVASPVAAGFMPASEEAP from the coding sequence GTGGCGGCACCGTTCCCGATGGCCCCCGACCCCCGTTTTTTTTTCCTGGGCTCTTCCCATCAGTCCGCCCTTTCGAAATTGTACTACGGGATGCAGACGTGCAGCCCCGGCATTCTCGTCACGGGGCCGCACGGAGCGGGCAAGACCTTTATGCTGCGTCTCCTCATCCACACGCTGCCGCCGGAGAAATACAATGTGGGCCTCCTGTTCAATCCTCCGCTCGGCACCGATCAGCTCCTTCCCGAGCTGATGTACCAACTCGACGTTCCGATCTCGAACGGGGGGCCGCAGGAACAGCTCCGCGAGCTCTCCGACCGGATCATCAGCGACCATCTTCGAGGCATCCACACCCTACTTCTCATCGATGAAGCCCAACTTCTGCCGCCGGAATCACTCGAGCAGCTTCGCGTCCTGGCCAACTACCAACTGGATGCACAAAGTCCCGTCACGCTCATCCTTTCCGGACTTCCCAGCCTCCGCCCCACCCTCGCGCCGAATGTCGCCCTCCTTCAGCGATTTGCCATCAGCGTTTCGATCACGCCCCTCACTCCACGCGAAACGGTTCGATATGTACTCCATCGTCTCCGATGCGCCGGCGCCGTTCGGGCCATCTTTACGGACGAGGCTCTCCAATCGGTGCAACGGCACTCGGGGGGCGTTCCCCGGCTGATCAATGCCTTGTGCGATGCATCCCTGCTTGAAGGATGGACCGAGCGCCGGACGTATGTGGAAGGGTATTTGGTGGAAAAGGTCGCCCGTGCCTCCGCCTTTCGAGTGGCTTCCCCGGTAGCCGCAGGCTTCATGCCTGCGTCCGAGGAGGCACCCTAA
- the plsX gene encoding phosphate acyltransferase PlsX: MATIAVDAMGGDHAPDEIVRGAVLASQESDNKILLVGDRARIETLLSGLSYDPKQIEVEHAREVIGMDEEPREAVERKPLASMNVVARVVKEGRAEVMVTAGNTGAAIMACAKHFNRAPGVTRAALAAVYPTEIRRGEKEDPFSLILDVGATVTAAPRDLVSFAVMGSVYASIISRNARPKVALLSNGTEEMKGLPEIKEAHQLLKTGRQIQFIGNVEGVDIPKGTADVVVCAGFYGNVVVKMLEGVSETAMRLAHYAFKEKFLWKFGLLALRSGIRQLKQVTDWEQYGGAPLIGFDRLMIKAHGRSRALAVKNAIKVAAKTVRGNLLPKIIEGMREFG; the protein is encoded by the coding sequence ATGGCGACCATAGCCGTCGACGCCATGGGAGGGGATCACGCCCCGGACGAAATCGTCCGCGGGGCCGTGCTGGCCTCGCAGGAATCTGACAACAAGATCCTCCTCGTCGGTGATCGCGCTCGGATCGAGACCCTCCTGAGCGGCCTTTCCTACGATCCCAAACAGATTGAGGTGGAGCACGCTCGCGAGGTCATTGGGATGGATGAGGAACCCAGGGAGGCGGTGGAACGGAAACCCCTGGCCTCGATGAACGTGGTGGCGAGGGTGGTGAAGGAAGGGCGCGCCGAGGTGATGGTGACGGCCGGCAACACAGGCGCGGCCATCATGGCCTGTGCCAAGCATTTCAACCGTGCCCCGGGCGTGACCCGCGCGGCGCTCGCGGCGGTGTATCCGACCGAAATTCGTCGCGGCGAGAAGGAGGATCCCTTCTCCTTGATCCTTGACGTAGGAGCCACCGTGACGGCTGCGCCGAGAGATCTGGTGTCGTTTGCCGTGATGGGAAGCGTGTACGCCTCGATCATCAGCCGCAATGCGAGGCCGAAGGTGGCGCTGCTCTCGAACGGGACGGAGGAGATGAAAGGACTGCCGGAGATCAAGGAGGCGCACCAGCTTCTGAAAACCGGCAGGCAGATTCAGTTCATCGGAAATGTGGAAGGGGTGGACATCCCCAAAGGAACTGCCGATGTGGTGGTCTGCGCCGGTTTCTACGGAAATGTCGTGGTCAAAATGCTTGAGGGGGTCAGCGAAACGGCCATGCGGCTGGCCCACTACGCCTTCAAAGAAAAGTTCCTCTGGAAATTCGGACTTCTGGCCCTCCGCAGCGGCATTAGGCAGCTCAAGCAGGTCACCGACTGGGAACAGTACGGCGGAGCACCGCTGATCGGATTCGACCGACTCATGATCAAGGCGCACGGTCGGTCGAGGGCGTTGGCCGTGAAGAATGCCATCAAGGTTGCGGCCAAGACCGTCCGGGGAAATCTACTCCCGAAGATCATCGAAGGGATGCGGGAATTCGGCTGA
- the gatB gene encoding Asp-tRNA(Asn)/Glu-tRNA(Gln) amidotransferase subunit GatB, which produces MFETVIGLEVHAQLKTRTKLFCGCSTRFGDSPNSNVCPVCLGMPGVLPVINREAVRLAMKAATAAGCRVHPESIMARKNYFYPDLPKAYQISQYESPLATGGHVDVREKAGMKKVGLVRMHMEEDAGKLVHERNASLVDFNRCGVPLVEIVSEPEMRSSEEAAEYLKNLRNILRYTGVCDGNMEEGSLRCDANISIRREGDSKLGTKVEIKNMNSFRNVQLALEYERQRQAKALEQGERIVQETRLWDAEAAETRPMRSKEEAHDYRYFPDPDLLPIRIPEAWLGEVRSQIPELPLEKLRRYVETLGLPAADAETLIDDLDLVEFFEKAVAVHPQAKTVSNWLSVELVGMLRKHNRPIVGGPVTPASLSELLKAIESGTVSGKMGKEILEEMVVSGQRAPTIIEKRGLKQITNEGDIETVVAAVVAKFPKEAERVRSGETKLLQFFVGQAMKETKGKANPALLQRIVARKFSEG; this is translated from the coding sequence ATGTTCGAGACCGTCATCGGGCTGGAGGTTCATGCCCAACTCAAAACCCGCACGAAACTCTTTTGCGGCTGCTCCACCCGGTTCGGCGATTCTCCGAATTCAAACGTCTGTCCCGTGTGCCTCGGCATGCCGGGGGTGCTTCCGGTGATCAACCGGGAAGCGGTGCGTCTCGCGATGAAGGCGGCAACGGCGGCAGGCTGCCGCGTCCATCCGGAAAGCATCATGGCGCGGAAGAACTATTTCTACCCCGATCTGCCGAAGGCTTACCAGATTTCGCAGTATGAGAGTCCGCTGGCCACCGGCGGCCACGTGGATGTGCGTGAGAAAGCAGGCATGAAGAAAGTCGGCTTGGTGCGGATGCACATGGAGGAAGATGCCGGCAAATTGGTGCACGAACGAAACGCCAGTCTCGTCGACTTCAACCGGTGCGGAGTGCCGCTGGTCGAAATCGTCAGCGAACCGGAGATGCGGTCGTCCGAAGAGGCCGCCGAGTACCTCAAGAATCTGAGAAACATCCTGCGGTACACCGGTGTGTGCGACGGCAACATGGAGGAGGGAAGTCTGCGCTGCGATGCGAACATCTCCATACGCCGAGAGGGCGACTCCAAGCTGGGGACCAAGGTGGAGATCAAGAATATGAATTCGTTCCGCAATGTCCAACTGGCGTTGGAGTACGAGCGGCAAAGACAGGCGAAGGCCTTGGAACAGGGGGAGCGGATTGTTCAGGAAACCCGCCTTTGGGACGCGGAAGCGGCAGAGACCCGTCCGATGCGGAGCAAGGAGGAGGCTCACGACTACCGGTACTTTCCCGATCCGGATTTGCTCCCCATCCGGATTCCGGAGGCATGGTTGGGCGAGGTACGATCTCAGATTCCCGAATTGCCCCTGGAAAAACTTCGAAGATATGTCGAGACGCTGGGGCTACCGGCCGCCGATGCCGAGACGCTCATTGATGATCTCGATCTCGTGGAGTTTTTTGAGAAAGCAGTGGCCGTCCATCCCCAGGCCAAAACGGTCAGCAACTGGCTGAGCGTGGAATTGGTCGGCATGCTTCGGAAACACAATCGTCCGATCGTGGGTGGGCCTGTGACGCCGGCCTCTCTTTCGGAACTGCTGAAAGCCATCGAATCGGGTACAGTCAGCGGCAAGATGGGCAAGGAGATTTTGGAGGAGATGGTCGTATCCGGCCAGAGAGCGCCCACGATCATCGAGAAAAGGGGCCTCAAGCAGATCACGAACGAAGGCGATATCGAGACGGTGGTTGCGGCCGTCGTGGCGAAGTTTCCGAAAGAGGCGGAGCGGGTTCGATCCGGCGAAACGAAGCTCCTCCAATTTTTTGTAGGGCAGGCGATGAAAGAGACGAAGGGCAAAGCGAATCCGGCTTTACTTCAGAGAATTGTGGCGCGGAAGTTCAGTGAAGGCTGA
- a CDS encoding response regulator, whose protein sequence is MQTVGPRSETVDPSGGTLLRSGLPRILCAWRATEPAYHKARTTLFDAGYSVLEVWDLTMLQRVLQERNFDLLVFDIRLPDVSFPQVVQMTGHGGRTIPIIVVSDRANAEWRWSTFDGGAYEYLVLPSEEREFLDCVNDALGTERFKSDFPMFAGASALPGTFPTPPPAPPTPAPPPPPPPPPPHLPPQGGKGQEGVRLTFFPPPFRRGRVREGVNAYHPPTLLP, encoded by the coding sequence ATGCAGACGGTAGGACCACGCTCGGAGACGGTTGACCCTTCCGGCGGTACGCTCTTGCGCTCCGGCCTGCCGCGAATTCTCTGCGCGTGGCGCGCCACCGAGCCCGCGTATCACAAGGCGCGAACCACCCTCTTCGATGCAGGCTACTCCGTGCTCGAAGTCTGGGACCTCACCATGCTCCAGCGGGTCCTCCAGGAACGCAATTTCGATCTCCTCGTTTTCGATATCCGGCTTCCCGATGTTTCGTTCCCGCAGGTCGTTCAGATGACCGGGCACGGTGGGCGGACCATTCCGATCATTGTCGTTTCCGACCGGGCGAACGCGGAATGGCGATGGTCCACCTTTGACGGCGGGGCGTACGAATACCTGGTCCTGCCCTCGGAAGAGCGGGAATTCCTCGACTGTGTGAACGATGCGCTTGGAACGGAGCGCTTCAAGTCCGACTTCCCGATGTTCGCCGGGGCATCCGCTTTGCCCGGGACCTTTCCCACCCCCCCCCCCGCCCCCCCCACCCCCGCCCCCCCCCCCCCCCCCCCCCCCCCCCCCCCCCACCTTCCCCCTCAAGGGGGGAAGGGACAAGAAGGAGTGCGCCTTACCTTCTTTCCCCCTCCCTTTCGACGGGGGAGGGTCAGGGAGGGGGTGAACGCTTACCACCCGCCGACGCTCCTTCCCTGA
- a CDS encoding LytR C-terminal domain-containing protein: protein MLTMRKDISATKERERQLRIELAAKERMIKKMERFESMVIELQSENAHLKEAVARVQQESVAPTSGLSHGEQVHGSRTIPAVLILLLVFLAGGFYVWKNGIPGRKSVRTATPTVAPSLPTARIFHPTELTDVALGMAETLSNMGVQVQALEPLTNPVARTTVFYAQGKEETAHSIAGRLGPDTDLRPRDWPSGADLIIVLGEDRLE, encoded by the coding sequence ATGTTGACCATGCGCAAGGACATCAGCGCGACCAAGGAGCGGGAGCGGCAACTTCGCATCGAACTCGCAGCCAAGGAACGCATGATCAAGAAGATGGAACGTTTTGAGTCGATGGTGATCGAACTCCAATCCGAGAACGCCCATCTCAAGGAGGCCGTCGCGCGGGTCCAGCAGGAATCCGTCGCCCCCACCTCCGGCCTGTCCCATGGAGAACAGGTCCATGGGAGTCGTACGATCCCGGCCGTGTTGATCCTCCTTCTCGTCTTCCTCGCAGGAGGATTCTATGTCTGGAAGAATGGCATCCCCGGCCGGAAGTCCGTCCGAACGGCGACCCCCACCGTGGCCCCGTCGCTCCCGACCGCCCGGATTTTTCATCCCACCGAACTCACGGACGTGGCCCTCGGCATGGCCGAAACCCTGTCGAACATGGGCGTGCAGGTCCAAGCCCTCGAGCCGCTGACCAACCCGGTGGCGCGCACCACCGTGTTCTACGCGCAGGGCAAAGAGGAGACGGCCCATTCCATCGCGGGCCGCCTCGGGCCGGATACGGACCTCCGCCCCAGGGACTGGCCCAGCGGGGCCGATCTGATCATCGTTCTGGGCGAGGACAGGCTGGAATAA